Proteins encoded together in one Panthera uncia isolate 11264 chromosome A2, Puncia_PCG_1.0, whole genome shotgun sequence window:
- the LOC125929116 gene encoding olfactory receptor 7A17-like, whose translation MESENQTCVSEFILLGVSEDVLLQPLLFGLFLSMYLVMFIGNLLIILAIITDSHLHTPMYFFLSNLSLADICFISTTIPKMLLNIQTQSKVITYAGCITQLYFFMLFGDLDNFLLTVMAYDRFVAICHPLHYTIIMNPRLCGLLLLTSWIMTALHSLLQSLMVLRLSFCEELEIPHFFCELNQLIHLACSDTFLNDLVMYFATGLVAIVPLTGILFSYSKIVTSIFRISSAGGKYKAFSTCGSHLSVVSLFYGTGLGVYLSSAAAQNSRASAIASVMYTVVTPMLNPFIYSLKNKDIKQALKKLFSQETFST comes from the coding sequence ATGGAATCAGAAAATCAAACGTGTGTTTCAGAATTTAtcctcctgggtgtctcagaagATGTATTACTACAGCCCCTCCTCTTTGGACTGTTTTTGTCCATGTATCTGGTCATGTTCATTGGGAACCTGCTCATCATCCTGGCCATTATCACGGACTCCCACCTCCACACGCCCATGTACTTCTTTCTCTCCAATCTCTCTTTGGCAGACATCTGTTTCATCTCCACCACCATCCCTAAGATGCTACTGAACATCCAGACACAGAGCAAAGTCATTACCTATGCAGGATGCATCACCCAGTTGtactttttcatgctttttggAGATCTGGACAACTTCCTCCTGACTGTGATGGCCTATGACCGGTTTGTGGCCATCTGTCACCCCCTCCACTACACGATCATCATGAACCCCCGCCTCTGTGGCCTCCTGCTTCTGACATCCTGGATCATGACTGCCCTGCACTCATTGTTACAGAGCTTAATGGTTTTGCGACTCTCTTTTTGTGAAGAGTTGGAAATCCCTCATTTTTTCTGTGAACTTAATCAGCTAATCCATCTTGCTTGTTCTGATACTTTTCTCAACGATTTGGTGATGTATTTTGCTACTGGCCTTGTAGCTATTGTTCCACTCACAGGGATCCTCTTCTCTTACTCTAAGATTGTAACCTCCATTTTCAGAATTTCATCAGCTGGAGGCAAGTACAAAGCATTTTCTACATGTGGGTCTCACCTTTCAGTTGTCTCCTTGTTCTATGGCACAGGCCTTGGGGTGTATCTGAGTTCTGCTGCTGCACAAAACTCCAGGGCCAGTGCCATAGCCTCAGTCATGTACACAGTGGTCACCCCCATGCTGAACCCTTTTATCTATAGtctaaaaaacaaagacataaagcAAGCCCTTAAAAAGCTCTTCAGCCAAGAAACGTTCTCTACATAG